The sequence TCCAGCACCAATCGTGAGCACCACATCGCCGGGCTGCGCCAAAAAAATGACGTCGCCTGCGGCCTCAGAAAAGTCCGGCTCAAAGATAACCGGCATGTCCTCCGGCATCTTGTCAGTGATGATGCGGGAGGTGATTCCCTCAACTGGCTGTTCGCGGGCACCGTAGATGTCGAGGACCACGGCGGCGTCGGCAAGCGCGAGGGCGTCCGCAAACTCCGCGTCAAATTCCATCGTGCGGGAGTATAGGTGTGGTTGGAAACAGGCGATGACGCGAGCGCCCTCGCCCTCTGCATCCACCTTGGAACGCGCAGCAGTGAGCACCGCACCGACCTCGGTCGGATGATGCGCGTAGTCGTCAAAGACACGAATCCCTTGCTGCGAGCCGCGGTACTCAAAACGGCGGCGAACACCTGTGAAGTCTGTCAGGCCCTCAGCCAGCTCTGCTGGATCACCACCCGCCAGCGCACCAGCCAGCAGCGCAGCGGCAGAATTGAGCACCATGTGGTGACCAGGAACGTGGAGGTCGTAGGAGAGTTCTTGCGAGGGGACGCCGGGAAGCGCCAAGCGCACACGCACGTGCGCACCCGCCGCCGACACAGACTCTTCCACTATCTCAACACCACATGGCAGCGAAGATTCAGTGCGCGCGCCGTAGCCCAACACCTGGATTCCGCGCTCAACCGCGCGCTCACCGGTGGCCACGGCCTGTTCATCTTCAAGGCACACCACGAGGTAGCCGCCGTCCACGATGCGATCGGCGAAGTCATCAAAAACCTGGTAGTAGCTCTCCGCCGTACGGAAATAGTCCAGGTGGTCGGGCTCGATATTGGTAATCACGGCCACGGTCGGGCTATAGCGCAGCAGTGAGGCATCGGATTCGTCCGCCTCCGCAACGAAGGCATCACCGGTACCGCCATGCGCGTTAGTGCCCGCACGGTTGAGCTGTCCACCGATGGCGAAAGACGGGTCCATGCCCGCGTGCTGCATCGCGTTGACCGCCATCGACGTCGTGGAGGTCTTGCCATGCGTGCCGGCGAGCAGCACCTGGCGGTGGCCCGCCATGAGCTCCGCAAGCAAATCAGAGCGACGGATCACCGGAATTCCTGCCGCACGGGCAGCAGCCAGTTCAGGGTTATCCTGCGGAATCGCCGCAAATGAGGTCACCACCACCGTGGGTTTCTCGCCGGCCAGCTCGAGGTTCTCCGCCTTGTGCCCGATGGCAATCGTGGCACCCATGGTGCGCAGCACCTCCACGGCGGTGGACTTCTTAACATCCGAGCCCGTCACCACCGCACCGCGGGTAACAAGAATGCGCGCCAAACCGGACATACCGGAGCCGCCAATACCCACGAGGTGAACACGGGACAGGTCAGTGGTAGCAGGAGTTGCAGTCATGGTGGAAAATCCTTCGTTTGAGGGGAAAGAGATAGGCCTAGCCGCGCACGCTCGACGCAATACGGTCCGCGATCACAGCGGCAACATCACCAGCCGTGCTGGCGTTAGCTGCCGCTCGCATCGATGCCAAGGTAGCAGGATTGCCAAGAATAGCTCGCACCTCATCGATGAGGCGCTCAGGGGTTAGTTCGGCGTCCGGAATCTGAACAGCTGCACCAGCCTCTACGAGCGTGCGAGAATTGAGTGCCTGCTCGCCGTTACCGTGTGGGAGCGGAACATACACGGCTGGCAGACCTGCCGCGGATACTTCGGCGACAGTCATCGCACCCGAGCGGCACACCATGAGGTCAGCCACGGCCAGCGCGCCCGCCATGTCATCGATGTACGGTACCGCTACGTA is a genomic window of Corynebacterium singulare containing:
- the murC gene encoding UDP-N-acetylmuramate--L-alanine ligase, whose product is MTATPATTDLSRVHLVGIGGSGMSGLARILVTRGAVVTGSDVKKSTAVEVLRTMGATIAIGHKAENLELAGEKPTVVVTSFAAIPQDNPELAAARAAGIPVIRRSDLLAELMAGHRQVLLAGTHGKTSTTSMAVNAMQHAGMDPSFAIGGQLNRAGTNAHGGTGDAFVAEADESDASLLRYSPTVAVITNIEPDHLDYFRTAESYYQVFDDFADRIVDGGYLVVCLEDEQAVATGERAVERGIQVLGYGARTESSLPCGVEIVEESVSAAGAHVRVRLALPGVPSQELSYDLHVPGHHMVLNSAAALLAGALAGGDPAELAEGLTDFTGVRRRFEYRGSQQGIRVFDDYAHHPTEVGAVLTAARSKVDAEGEGARVIACFQPHLYSRTMEFDAEFADALALADAAVVLDIYGAREQPVEGITSRIITDKMPEDMPVIFEPDFSEAAGDVIFLAQPGDVVLTIGAGTITYVAGEILTELEQRGDVEEASSAVKGQDV